The window AGTTCTCATAACATTTAACCATGTGTATATTCACAGAGAGCATAAAGCTACACGGTAAATAAGTATGGGTTTGGCTACATCAGAGTCCTAACTAAATTACTAGCAAAGACTGAGTGGACTTCCCAACACTAGCCCCATCTTCCACTATATCACGCAAAACCAACTTATAATACTTCGAATCCATGAAGCCTAGGGTAGCAATATAAAAGGTTAACGCTGAAGTTACTGCATGTCTGTTACTGTTGGGTCAAGTCTATTGCTGTACTATTAACTAATGCAATCTCTTGCATATGTCATCTTCGAGTACTTTCTTCACATAGTACAAGTCGGTGCAACTGTTCTGTGGAAGTAGACTGATTATTTTCATCTACGCAGATAAAGCATTGGaagcttctatctgaagtttgtgctgatgatgtcgttcagaagaacgatgaaagccccacgaccaaaccatccagctcagagaacaaaactccaccaaaatcatccacctgagctacaaatcttcaccatctcattGGAAGCTAAAGCTGATTCTTATTATTCAAGTCTTACCTTATAGGTTTAAATAGTTAAATCCATTATTGTGTACCTTGAATTAGTAGTGAGCTAGTTACCTATATTATTGATACACATTAAACAGTATACTTAAAGACTGTTCGCTCATCCCAAATAGTAGGTAAAGACTAAATTCTTTCACTTAAAGCGACTGTAAATAATATTATCCTAGGTTAAAGTTACTTGCGGTAGCCACCGTTTGACGGAAGAATATCATCCTTAACTTCTCGTATCTTTATTGTAGATATCTCTTGTCTTATCAAGAGCCTATGCCAGTAGAACAACTTGTGTGCCACATATGCGATCTTCAACATGGTTATACTATGTATGGTGGTAGAAGACCCTTTGGTGTTTCCATGTTGTTCATTGGATGGGATAAGCGTTATGGTTACCAACTATACCAGACGGATCCATCGGGGAATTTTCTGGGATGGAATGCTACATGTATTGGGTCAAATTCAACTGCAGCCGGCTCCATATTGGAACAGGATTACAATACAGATGCAACAGTCGAAGAAGCCACAAAGTTGTGTGTAAAAGTCCTGTATAAAACAATGACAATGTCTAAACTGACTTCGGAAAAGGTAAGTCCTTTTTCAGTAAAGATTCTTATTTCCTGTATCTGGAATTGTGacattgttttttttacttaagGTTGAAATCGGAGTTCTACAAAGACGTAATGACAAAACCTACGTTCGTCTTATCAATCAAAGTGAGGTCGATACTCTGATAAAAACAGTTGAAGGAGAAGAAACTCAGAAGAAGTAATACTTGTGTACAGTCATTTCTACGCTTTATAAAACTTTTTGAGAGCAATAtgttattctttattatttgtttgatgaTAACAAGTTTGTTGGATTATTTTACCACATCTAAAGCGTAAACATTATAAAATGGATACATGTTGATACTCGATTTTTATCAGTCTGGAAATTATTTCGTATCACTATTATTTATCGGAATAGCCTTGAAGAAGAGCTATTCATAATGTTGGAGTGACTTACAAACATGTACAGAACCTTAAGTGGTTGAAATATTGCATTTACTCCCCTGATAAATAACACGAGTTAGGATCGGTAAATACAGAGTTTCATATGGTAAATCGGCATAACCGACTGTGTTCGGATCGGATAGTTGCTCTAACAGAGTCCTCATTTTTAGATAATCTACTCTTGGACACTAATCATTAAAAGTTATCAGTTTTTAACATTCAAGTCGAATAATTCTGGATAAACTGGTGGTTTTACTTCCACTAGAAGTTAACGTATCAAGAACAGCTTCATAAATCATATTAAATTGTAATAAACATGCATAAAAAACACGTGATTCAACATTAGAAAGACAAGTAACGTTTTAAAACAACAAAACTGTCTAAATTAGAAAtggttttaataaaataataggCATAAAGTTTGGAATTAGGCGAAATTAAATGGCTCTAACGTTTGTACTGGATTTGGACTTGCGAAATTTTCTAACCGATGGATAATATTACAACGGAACCCTTCGGCGAATAAGTAGCTTTTCACATAAACTGACAACTTTGTGGAACTTACTGATTGGTAAAGTTGAGGATAGGTTCTCTTCTGACTTCAAGCAGTTCTATATTTAAAATAGGTAAGAAATATTCATAAACAGATATTAAATTTCTTCCTAGAAAAACGACTGTTGAAATATGAAGGACGAGAAAGTAAGTGCTTAAGGCAACTAACAGGTCGCTTTTACAACAAATCTCACTAGCTTTTAAGCAGCATTTTATTTGTCACACCGATCGCAGCAGACATCTTGATGTGGTAATTGTATTTACACTGACGACCCACTCGAGTTTTGTTGTTAAGAACACTTGTTATCCTCAGCAAACCGGTCCCCGAATGAAAAGACAGTGAATACAAGATTCAAGGGCGATCTTACTACAGGGTAGCGAAATTGGGTTGTTCTACGAAAACAACCACAACTCTTAGTGACACTGCCTCCCCAAAATAAGAGCAGTTTAAA of the Schistosoma haematobium chromosome 4, whole genome shotgun sequence genome contains:
- the PSMA4_1 gene encoding Proteasome subunit alpha type-4 (EggNog:ENOG410V4IT~COG:O~MEROPS:MER0000554), coding for MARRYDTRTTIFSPEGRLYQVEYAMEAVGHAGTCLGVVAKDGIVLAAEKRFINNLLDETVFSEKIYKINDDIACAVAGITADATVLINEMRLIAQRYLLSYQEPMPVEQLVCHICDLQHGYTMYGGRRPFGVSMLFIGWDKRYGYQLYQTDPSGNFLGWNATCIGSNSTAAGSILEQDYNTDATVEEATKLCVKVLYKTMTMSKLTSEKVEIGVLQRRNDKTYVRLINQSEVDTLIKTVEGEETQKK
- the PSMA4_1 gene encoding Proteasome subunit alpha type-4, variant 2 (EggNog:ENOG410V4IT~COG:O~MEROPS:MER0000554), producing MEAVGHAGTCLGVVAKDGIVLAAEKRFINNLLDETVFSEKIYKINDDIACAVAGITADATVLINEMRLIAQRYLLSYQEPMPVEQLVCHICDLQHGYTMYGGRRPFGVSMLFIGWDKRYGYQLYQTDPSGNFLGWNATCIGSNSTAAGSILEQDYNTDATVEEATKLCVKVLYKTMTMSKLTSEKVEIGVLQRRNDKTYVRLINQSEVDTLIKTVEGEETQKK
- the PSMA4_1 gene encoding Proteasome subunit alpha type-4, variant 3 (EggNog:ENOG410V4IT~COG:O~MEROPS:MER0000554), with protein sequence MPVEQLVCHICDLQHGYTMYGGRRPFGVSMLFIGWDKRYGYQLYQTDPSGNFLGWNATCIGSNSTAAGSILEQDYNTDATVEEATKLCVKVLYKTMTMSKLTSEKVEIGVLQRRNDKTYVRLINQSEVDTLIKTVEGEETQKK